The genomic segment TGTTGACGTCGACCACGAACAGGTCGAACGCGGTGGACATGGCGGCCTCCACGGCCTCCAGACCGTTGGCCGCCTCGGCCACCTCGAAGCCGGCGTCGTCCAGCAGCTTCGTGTGGTACATCCGCACCGTCGCGGCGTCGTCGACCACCAGCACCTTGGGACGGTTGTCGCTCATCGGGGGCCTCCGCTCGGCCGTTGGTAGACGATGCCCTCGGGCAGGCGCGAAGGCGTGAAGATCGGCGAGATGCGGCTCATCGACTCGGAGTGGCCGAGGAAGAGGTAGCCGCCGGGGCGCATCGCGCCGTAGAGGTTCTCGGCGGCCCGCCGGCTCGACAACTCGTCGAAGTAGATGAGCACGTTGCGGCAGAAGATCACGTCGAAGTCGCGGAACGAGCGCATCGACGTGGTGTCGCAGACGTTGACCTGGTGCAGGGTGACCGCGCCGCGGATGCCCGCGTCGAGCTGGTAGCGGCCGGCTCCGACCGGGGCGAAGTACTTGGCCCGCCAGGCCATCGGCACCCGTTGCAGCGAGCGTTCCCCGTAACTGGCGTGGGCCGCCTTGTCGAGCACGGTGCTGTCGATGTCGGCGCCGTGGATCTCCACGTCCACGTGGTCGATCTGATCCCACTCCTCCAGCAGCCGCAACGCGATCGAGTAGGGCTCCTCCCCGGTCGAGCAGGGCAGCGACAGGATCTTGACCGGCCCGGTCATCCGGCCCGCGCCGCCCCGGGCGGCCAGCACGTCCGGGAGCACCGTCTTGAGCAGCGAGTCGAACTGATAGTCCTCGCGCAGGAAGTACGTCTCGTTGACCGTGAGCTGGTTGATCAGGTCCTGCAGCAGGCCGGACCGGTCGCTCAGGCGCAGGGCGGAGAACCAGGCGTTGAAGCCGGGGAACCCGGCCTGCTTGATGCAGGTCTCGATCCGCTTGTCGACGAAGTACCGCTTGGACTCGGTGAACTGGATGCCGGTGCGCTTGTAGAAGAACTCGCGGAACTTCTCGAAGTCGGCGGCGCTGAGCCCGGCCGTCGTCGAGCTGGTCATCCGACCGCCGCCTCGACCGTGAACCGCAGGAACGGGTCGTCGGGGAAGCGGCGGACCGCGTCACGCAGCAGTTCGGTGTGCTCCGGGCCGAGCGAGGGCAGCAGCGCGTCGACGGCCGCGGTCACGACGTTGGGGTGCGGGTCCTGGCGGATCATGTCGGCCAGCCAGGTCAGCGATCCGGGGTGGGCCAGGTCGGCCAGCACCATGGCGGTCATCACCCGGACGTCGTGATCGGGGTCCTCGAGCAGGCGCGGGACGATCGCCGGCATCGAGCCCGGCATGGTCGCCAGCGCCTCGGCCACCGCCGTCCGCAGGTCGGCCTCGTCGCTGGCCAGGTGAACCGCGAGCGCCTCCGCGACCTCGGCCGTGTCGTGCGCGGCGAGCGTGGTGAGCAGAGCATCCCGTACGGTCGAGGCCGTCTCCGGCCCCACGCGGGCGAGCAGTTCCGGCACCGCCTCGGCCACACCGTCCAGG from the Paractinoplanes abujensis genome contains:
- a CDS encoding HEAT repeat domain-containing protein — encoded protein: MGLVRRDHQPAEAKAAPPVETLLRQLDDPDPDCRREAALGLDGVAEAVPELLARVGPETASTVRDALLTTLAAHDTAEVAEALAVHLASDEADLRTAVAEALATMPGSMPAIVPRLLEDPDHDVRVMTAMVLADLAHPGSLTWLADMIRQDPHPNVVTAAVDALLPSLGPEHTELLRDAVRRFPDDPFLRFTVEAAVG
- a CDS encoding CheR family methyltransferase, whose protein sequence is MTSSTTAGLSAADFEKFREFFYKRTGIQFTESKRYFVDKRIETCIKQAGFPGFNAWFSALRLSDRSGLLQDLINQLTVNETYFLREDYQFDSLLKTVLPDVLAARGGAGRMTGPVKILSLPCSTGEEPYSIALRLLEEWDQIDHVDVEIHGADIDSTVLDKAAHASYGERSLQRVPMAWRAKYFAPVGAGRYQLDAGIRGAVTLHQVNVCDTTSMRSFRDFDVIFCRNVLIYFDELSSRRAAENLYGAMRPGGYLFLGHSESMSRISPIFTPSRLPEGIVYQRPSGGPR